One segment of Candidatus Falkowbacteria bacterium DNA contains the following:
- a CDS encoding autotransporter-associated beta strand repeat-containing protein, which translates to MVLLSEQLNRNGRGINDGGAIINNSASGIGYSGGITIGSDARITNTGAGLLTLSGAIATAGTTRIGGAGNITLVTGVASGAGGLTKDGAGTLTVNVSETYTGATIIEAGNFNYGASGLLAVTAVSVLGGSWNMNAVTDSVGTVTLVDGTITNGTLTGTAYTVEKGTIGAVLAGAIALVKNRQGTVTMTAANTISSTVTINAGAIILSGSGSAASATFTVNLGGTLTLDNSSTAVASRLGDALALTMNGGNFNFIGNTAALSSETAGALTLSTGYNVITITPGAGGSTTMTFASLTRSAGSTALFRGTGFGTNPAANISTLMFTSIGTNLIGAAGAANSKTISVIKGAFGDTSLSGTGSDMVTYNVGNTNGLRLLNQAGFSGEYATDFATANGNVKLGADTAASTQSINSLILNNFSVTNPGTAQTITLATASLSGNTLLNSATNIAGANTTIGMTTLELPMLVTANATVSAILGTNAAGTVTLGGVGNLTLSAAGAYTGTTTINNATLTYGASNVISSGAVTVVNGIYDLNGNSDTIGALNLNAGTVRSGSGTLTLGGTVTTTANNNVSSTISGNLGLGAARSFNIGDSVVDNDVVVSAVISGAFAITKDTGAGVLVFSGNNTYTGTTTINAGTLRLGANGDATNTPLGTTAGGTLVVGASSALDLNGYTLGTTEGLSLNGALAAGAVQNLSSVNSTYSGLVVLAGASTIISNYGDINVTNAGTISGAFGLTIGGSGNGTLVSIVGTGANTLTKNGVGLWNVSGASTFTSTTTISAGTLQLGSAGSAGNTPLGTTAGVTAITSGAILDLNGITLSTAEPITSINGTGINNRGAITTNSSSPTSFSGPITLGAASRITNFGSGTFSFSGALAGAFALTLVSSPGTITQTTASAWSAVAGAITKEGSGLLILGGQNAFTGAVTISTGTVQLGANGGVTNTPLGTIGGATTVAAGADLDLSTFTLGGSSTWEPLTLNGSGINNAGALTSSSSGANTFGVLTLGSNARIQNSGSGLITFAGAPTGTFNYVISGTGPTTFSGIFPAVAITITKYDSGILTLGAANLSTGLVRINGGTLKYGVNDALATGAVTVAGGTFDLSGFNETNIGAVTLISGSIINSGGAATLTSTAAYALESGTISAVLGSAVAAGISKTTSGQVILSGNNTFTSTSAALLVGKLNLQNSNALGAAGTTHTTTVTAGATLELQNNITLPSTKLITINGTGAGGIGSIRNVSDSNTIQGAITLSSITPRIKSESGALVVSGAISGATNSLLVGGSGNTTISRVIGTTSGTLTKDGSGTLILTTATNTYTGLTTINAGAINVRNAASLGTTAAGTVVNSGGALQIQGTITVGAEALTLYGNGVSNTGALRNIVNDNTYQGTITLGSNASIGSDAGTLTLSGTITGATSIGLTKVGAATVAASNTINVGGDFAISAGTLTASSNTITIAGSWSNSGTFTAGSSTVLMNGGNTVTVSGTTTFNNLTITHTVAKEVDFQTAGSPIFHITGVFTVTGHSGAAIKLYSDASPTQWRIHPTGTAVLDWLDVKDSACESGSINMNPTNFTNTNNGTCWAMPSITMTMSLSNATINFGTLTMLSPRYATSTLGAGVESIAHTIDVSTNATYGYTLYVQGDPLAGPGGHVITAIGNTPAASNPGNEQFGIRSTVSGGVATVASTYGHASNYGYDATASNQSTIGNAAGASTDTFSMRYLCNIGFTTNAGSYSTTLTYTAVGGF; encoded by the coding sequence AGCCGTATCTGTATTGGGAGGATCTTGGAATATGAACGCTGTTACTGATTCAGTGGGAACTGTGACCTTGGTCGATGGTACTATTACTAATGGTACTCTTACTGGAACTGCCTATACAGTTGAAAAAGGAACTATCGGTGCAGTACTTGCTGGAGCAATAGCTCTTGTAAAAAATAGGCAAGGTACTGTGACAATGACCGCGGCGAATACTATTAGTAGTACAGTAACAATTAATGCTGGTGCTATTATTTTAAGTGGATCTGGTTCAGCTGCGTCTGCTACTTTTACCGTTAACCTTGGTGGTACTCTAACACTTGATAATAGTTCAACAGCCGTGGCCAGTCGTCTTGGAGATGCGTTGGCTCTAACTATGAACGGCGGAAATTTTAATTTTATCGGCAATACGGCGGCGCTGTCTTCAGAAACAGCTGGAGCGCTGACATTATCAACGGGATATAATGTGATAACAATTACACCCGGTGCTGGTGGATCAACTACTATGACTTTTGCCAGCTTAACTCGTTCTGCTGGTTCGACTGCTTTATTTAGAGGAACTGGATTTGGTACTAATCCTGCTGCTAATATTTCGACTCTAATGTTTACCTCTATTGGAACAAACTTAATTGGTGCTGCAGGTGCCGCTAATTCAAAAACTATCAGCGTTATTAAAGGTGCCTTCGGCGACACTTCATTAAGCGGAACTGGCTCAGACATGGTTACTTATAACGTTGGAAATACCAACGGTTTAAGATTACTTAACCAAGCTGGATTTAGCGGTGAATATGCCACTGATTTTGCCACTGCTAATGGTAACGTCAAATTAGGTGCGGACACGGCTGCTTCTACTCAATCAATCAATTCATTAATTTTAAATAATTTTAGTGTCACTAATCCAGGAACAGCGCAGACAATTACTTTAGCCACGGCCAGCTTGAGTGGTAATACCTTGCTTAATAGTGCGACTAATATTGCTGGTGCTAACACGACTATTGGTATGACAACTCTTGAACTGCCTATGCTCGTTACTGCTAATGCTACAGTCTCAGCAATTCTTGGTACTAACGCAGCTGGTACTGTTACTTTAGGTGGTGTTGGTAATCTAACTTTAAGTGCTGCTGGCGCTTATACTGGAACAACAACTATAAATAATGCCACGCTAACTTATGGAGCTAGTAACGTTATTTCTTCAGGTGCTGTCACGGTTGTTAATGGTATTTATGATCTTAATGGTAATTCAGATACAATTGGCGCGCTTAACTTAAACGCAGGCACAGTTAGAAGCGGAAGCGGTACTTTGACTTTAGGAGGAACAGTGACAACTACTGCTAACAATAATGTTAGCTCAACAATTAGCGGTAATCTTGGTTTGGGTGCTGCGAGAAGTTTTAACATTGGTGATTCTGTAGTTGATAATGATGTGGTTGTTTCAGCAGTTATTAGCGGTGCCTTTGCGATTACTAAGGATACCGGCGCTGGAGTTTTAGTTTTTTCTGGTAATAATACCTACACTGGTACAACTACTATTAACGCCGGAACTTTGCGACTTGGTGCTAATGGTGATGCAACTAATACGCCACTCGGCACAACCGCTGGCGGAACCTTGGTTGTTGGTGCTAGCTCGGCGCTTGACTTAAACGGTTATACACTTGGTACAACCGAAGGTCTAAGTTTGAACGGTGCGTTGGCTGCTGGAGCCGTACAAAATCTTTCTAGTGTCAATTCTACTTATAGTGGTCTGGTTGTTCTTGCAGGTGCTAGTACGATTATTTCTAACTACGGTGATATTAATGTAACAAATGCCGGCACAATTTCCGGTGCTTTTGGTTTGACAATTGGTGGCTCTGGCAATGGAACTCTTGTCAGTATTGTTGGTACTGGTGCAAACACCTTAACGAAAAACGGTGTGGGTTTGTGGAACGTTTCTGGCGCCAGCACTTTTACCAGCACAACAACAATCAGCGCCGGAACTTTACAGCTCGGTTCGGCTGGTTCGGCTGGTAATACGCCACTTGGAACAACTGCCGGCGTAACTGCGATTACTTCTGGTGCCATACTTGATCTTAATGGAATTACTCTATCTACAGCTGAGCCAATAACTAGCATTAACGGAACAGGAATAAATAACCGTGGAGCTATTACAACTAATTCCTCGAGTCCGACAAGTTTCAGCGGACCAATTACTCTAGGAGCCGCTTCTCGTATTACTAATTTTGGTAGTGGAACATTTTCGTTCAGTGGCGCATTGGCTGGCGCGTTTGCGCTTACCTTAGTAAGTTCACCCGGAACAATAACACAAACTACTGCCAGCGCTTGGTCAGCCGTCGCCGGTGCAATCACCAAAGAAGGATCAGGTCTACTTATTCTTGGTGGGCAAAATGCTTTCACTGGCGCGGTTACTATTAGCACCGGGACTGTTCAACTTGGAGCCAACGGTGGAGTAACGAACACGCCTCTTGGTACAATTGGCGGAGCCACTACTGTTGCAGCTGGTGCAGATCTTGATTTATCAACTTTCACTCTTGGTGGATCTTCAACTTGGGAGCCATTAACTTTAAACGGCAGCGGAATTAATAATGCTGGGGCATTAACTAGTAGCTCTTCAGGTGCTAATACTTTTGGTGTTCTGACTCTTGGTTCAAACGCTCGTATTCAAAATTCAGGCTCAGGACTTATTACTTTTGCTGGTGCACCAACTGGAACTTTTAACTATGTTATTAGTGGAACAGGTCCAACAACTTTCTCCGGAATTTTTCCGGCCGTGGCTATTACTATAACTAAATATGATTCCGGAATTCTGACTTTAGGTGCAGCGAATCTCAGTACAGGCTTAGTGAGAATTAATGGTGGAACTTTAAAATATGGAGTTAACGATGCCTTAGCTACTGGAGCCGTTACTGTTGCTGGCGGAACATTTGATCTTAGCGGTTTTAATGAAACTAACATCGGTGCTGTCACTTTAATTAGCGGATCAATTATTAACAGTGGTGGAGCGGCTACGCTAACTTCGACTGCTGCTTACGCCCTTGAAAGTGGAACAATCAGTGCAGTATTAGGTAGCGCTGTGGCTGCTGGTATTTCAAAGACAACCAGTGGTCAAGTTATTTTGTCTGGTAATAATACCTTTACCAGTACTTCCGCTGCTTTGTTGGTTGGTAAATTAAATTTGCAAAATAGCAACGCTCTTGGTGCTGCTGGTACTACTCATACTACAACAGTGACAGCTGGAGCTACCTTGGAGTTACAAAATAATATTACTTTACCAAGCACTAAATTAATTACTATTAACGGTACTGGTGCAGGTGGTATTGGATCAATACGAAATGTTAGTGATTCGAATACGATTCAGGGAGCAATCACGCTCAGCTCAATCACGCCACGTATTAAATCTGAGAGTGGAGCTCTCGTTGTTTCGGGGGCTATTAGCGGTGCAACTAACTCTTTGTTGGTTGGTGGATCTGGTAATACGACGATTTCCAGAGTTATCGGTACTACCAGCGGTACGCTTACTAAAGATGGATCCGGAACTTTAATATTAACAACAGCTACAAATACTTATACCGGTTTAACTACGATTAATGCTGGAGCGATTAATGTACGGAATGCCGCGTCGCTCGGCACAACGGCGGCTGGCACGGTTGTTAATTCCGGCGGAGCTTTACAGATTCAGGGAACTATTACAGTCGGAGCAGAAGCTTTAACTTTATATGGCAATGGTGTTTCTAATACTGGCGCTTTACGAAATATTGTTAATGATAATACTTATCAAGGAACTATTACCCTGGGTTCAAATGCTTCGATAGGTTCAGACGCCGGTACTCTGACTTTGAGCGGAACTATTACAGGTGCTACATCAATTGGCTTAACTAAAGTTGGAGCAGCAACAGTTGCAGCGTCAAATACAATTAACGTTGGTGGAGATTTTGCTATTTCAGCCGGAACCTTAACTGCATCATCGAATACTATTACCATTGCTGGTAGTTGGTCTAACTCAGGAACTTTTACCGCAGGCTCTTCTACTGTTTTGATGAACGGAGGCAATACCGTGACAGTTTCCGGCACAACAACTTTTAATAATTTAACTATTACACATACTGTCGCCAAAGAAGTTGATTTCCAAACCGCTGGTTCACCAATTTTTCATATTACTGGAGTATTTACGGTTACCGGACACAGTGGTGCGGCTATAAAATTATATTCTGATGCTAGTCCAACCCAATGGCGTATTCATCCAACTGGAACAGCAGTTTTAGATTGGCTTGATGTTAAAGACAGTGCTTGTGAATCCGGTTCAATAAATATGAATCCAACTAATTTTACCAACACAAATAATGGAACATGCTGGGCTATGCCTTCTATTACTATGACTATGTCTTTATCTAATGCCACGATTAATTTTGGAACCTTAACGATGTTGTCGCCGCGTTATGCTACGAGCACACTTGGTGCAGGCGTAGAAAGTATTGCCCACACCATTGATGTGTCAACTAATGCTACCTATGGCTATACTTTATATGTTCAAGGAGATCCTTTAGCTGGTCCGGGTGGACATGTAATTACCGCAATTGGTAACACGCCAGCCGCTTCTAATCCTGGTAATGAGCAATTTGGTATTAGATCTACTGTTAGCGGGGGAGTAGCGACAGTTGCTTCAACTTATGGACATGCTAGTAACTATGGCTATGATGCAACGGCAAGTAACCAAAGTACTATTGGAAATGCCGCAGGAGCATCAACTGATACTTTCTCTATGCGTTATTTATGTAATATCGGTTTTACAACTAACGCAGGAAGTTATTCTACGACCTTAACTTATACCGCGGTAGGTGGTTTTTAA